A region of the Denitrificimonas caeni genome:
GGCGACCTTGAGACCGGCTGCAGCAAACATCTGCCCCACTAAAGTGGTGACAGTACTTTTCGCATTAGAGCCGGTAATCGCCACAATGGGTGCACGGGCATATTGAGCAAACAAATCAATGTCCCCAGAGATGCTGACGCCTTGCGCGATTGCCGCCTGCAGTGCCGGTGTACTTAAGGCTAAACCAGGACTGACGTATAACACCTGCGCGGCACTTAACTGTGCTGCCGACAATGGACCACAATGCACACTCACCTGCGGGTACTCGCGCTGCAAGGTACTGAGCTCTGGTGGTGTCTCACGGCTGTCAGCAACGGCAAAAGCCTGCCCGTGGCGCGCTAAAAAACGCACCAGAGACATACCACTTTTACCCAGGCCGACCACGACCTGTGCTTGCTGACGATTGCTCTGCACCAGTCTTACCTCAACTTCAGGGTCGCCAGTCCAATCAGGACTAGCACTACGGTAATAATCCAGAAACGCACTATCACCCGTGGCTCTGGCCAACCTTTCAATTCAAAGTGGTGATGGATCGGTGCCATCCGAAACACGCGTTTACCGGTTAATTTAAAGGAGGCGACTTGAATCACCACCGACAGTGTTTCAACCACAAACACTCCGCCCATAATAAACAGCACGATTTCCTGGCGAACTACCACCGCCACAGTCCCCAGCGCCGCACCCAAGGCTAAAGCACCGACGTCACCCATAAATACCTGTGCGGGATAGGTGTTGAACCATAAAAAGCCTAGACCGGCACCCACCAGTGCACCACAAAAGATAATCAGCTCGCCCACACCGGGCACGTACGGAATAAACAAGTACTCAGCAAAGGTCACATGACCGGTCACATAAGCAAAAATACCTAAAGCACCACCCACCATCACTGTGGGCAGAATCGCTAAGCCGTCGAGACCGTCCGTGAGGTTGACCGCGTTACTGGTGCCCACGATCACTAAGTAAGTCAGCACAATAAAGCCAGCACCCAACGGAATACTGATACCTTTTAAGAACGGCACAATCAGTGCGGTTTCTGCTGGGGTTTGCGCCGTAAAGTACAGCACTAAGGCCGCAGCCAAACCAAATACAGACTGCCAAAAGTATTTCCAGCGACCGGGCAAACCACGGGAGTTTTTCTCCACCACTTTACGGTAATCATCCACCCAGCCAATGGCTCCAAATAAAATGGTGACTAGCAAAACAATCCATACATAGCGGTTGCTAAGATCAGCCCAGAGCAAGGTACTGATGGTAATGGAAGCCAAAATCAACGCACCACCCATAGTTGGCGTACCTGATTTTGAAAGGTGTGATTGCGGACCATCAGTGCGCACCGACTGACCAATTTGTAAGCGCTGTAAGCTACGGATCATTTTCGGCCCCAACCACAGCGACATCAACAAAGCTGTAATGACGCCAAAAACTCCGCGCAGAGTCAGGTACTGAAAGACCGCAAAGCCTTTGTAGTACTGCTGTAAGTACTCCGCCAATAAAAGCAACATCAGAGTGCATCCCCTAGACCAGTACGCAGCGCATTAACAACGTTTTCCATTGCCGCACCACGTGAACCTTTAATTAAAAGTGTTGCAGGACCACTCACTTGCGCGAGTAGTGCTTCGATCAGACTGTTTTGCGCGAGAAAGTGCCCTGAAACACCAGAATATTGTGCAATGGCGTGCTGCATCAGTGGCCCAACCGCAAAAACCGCATCAACTTTACCGTTGGCATAGACACCGACTTGAGCGTGCTCTTGCTCTGCCCAAGCCCCCAACTCGCCCATATCGCCGAGCACTAGCACCCGCTGCCCTGGCATCGTTTGCAGCACATCAATAGCGGCACGAATCGATGCTGGATTGGCGTTATAGCTGTCATCAATGATTTGTACGTGATTGGCACACTCATGCACCACACTGCGCCCAGATATAGCCTTCATGCTTTCCAGGCCTTCTTGAATAGCAGTCAGCGGCATACCCAAAGCATGGGCTGCAGTCACCGCGGCCAAGGCATTGCTGACATTATGTAACCCCAACACCGCCAGCTGAATAAAGCACTCACCAGCGACGCCCTGTAAGTTAAACCCCATGCGCCCTTGGGCATTGCTATTAATGTCACTGGCGTAAATATCAGCTGCTGAATTTTTCGTTGAGAAACTCAGCACCTGGCAAAGGCTATTGCGTGCCCGCCACTGTGCAAACGCTGGATCATCCAAGTTAAGCACAGCGGTCTGTGCAGCAGTTAAACCGTCCAGAATCTCGCCTTTAGCTAAAATAATATGCTCAGGACCACCAAACTCACCGGCATGGGCCATGCCAGCATTGCTGATCACCGCCACTTGCGGCTGTACTAAAGCTGCCGTGTAGGCTATTTCCCCGGGACGTGAAGCGCCCAGCTCAACCACTGCCGCACGATGCTGGCCGTTAAGCTCGAGCAAGGTAAATGGTACACCCAACTCATTATTTAAATTACCGCGAGTGGCCAATACAGCTTGGCTACCTAAAGCACTTCGACAAATACTCGCAAGCATTTCTTTAACTGTAGTTTTGCCGCTCGAACCAGTCACCGCAACAGCTGGGCCAGTAAACTGTTGACGATTCAGCAGGGCTATGTGCCCTAAAGCCAGGCGCGTATCAGCGACACAGATCTGCGCAATATTCACCTCTGGCTGCAACTCTTCAACCACAGCGGCAGCCGCACCACGCTTGGCAACATCTGCTAAATAATCATGCCCATCAAAGAACTCACCGCGTAAAGCAACAAACAACTGTCCACGGATCACTTTGCGGCTGTCTGTACCCAGCACGCTAAACTCAACGTCTGCACCGTGCAGAGAACCCTGCAAGGGAGCCAGCAACTGGCTTAACTGCATTGGTTTAAACATGCGCCACCTGCCATGCAGCTAACGCCTGCTCTGCTTGTTCGATATCGGAAAAGTGCTCACGCTGCTGATTAATTTCTTGATAATCCTCGTGGCCTTTGCCAGCCAGAACAATCACATCACCCGCATTGGCCTGCGCCACGAACTGAGCGATCGCGGCGGCGCGTCCAGCCACTTCAGTGACCGCAGCTTGGGCGCTAAAGCCTTGTAAGATCTGAGCCCGAATAGCCGCCGGATCTTCTCCGCGGGGGTTGTCATCGGTGACCAGCACCGCATCAGCCAAACGCTCCGCCACCTCAGCCATCAGCACACGCTTACCGATGTCACGCTCACCGCCACAGCCAAATAAACACAACAGACGGCCATTAGCGCCAACATGTGGGCGCAAGGCAGTCAGCACCTGCTCTAAAGCATCAGGAGTATGGGCGTAGTCCACCACCACCGCTGGGCATTGAGCACCACCCAACACTTGCATGCGCCCTGCTGGGCTCTGCAATTTGGGGATCACCGCTAATGCCTGCTCAAGGGAGTGTCCCAGCGCTAATAAAGCACCAATAACCGCAAGCAAATTACTTAAATTAAAGCGCCCAAGTAAATGGCTGGATAAATTACCTTCACCCTGTGCGGTGACAACTTCAGCCTCAATTCCACTGTTACTAAAGCGGGTATTGCGGCAATAAATACTGGCACTGCTATCGGTTAAGCTATAGCTAATAACCCGTGTAGCGCTGGTTTGTGTCGCCAGCTCGCGACCAAACTCATCATCAATATTCAATACTGCCGTGCGCAATTCTGGCCAGTTAAACAAACTGGCTTTAGCTTGCGCATACGCCTGCATCGAGCCGTGATAATCAAGGTGATCGCGGGTCAAGTTAGTTAACACCGCCACTGCCACTGTCACTGCGCTAATGCGTTGCTGCGCCAAACCATGGGAAGACACCTCCATGGCCACCACTTTAGCGCCTGCATTTTTCAAATCAGCGAGAGTGGCTTGCACAGTCAGAGGATCCGGTGTGGTAAACCGACCACTGGCTAAGTTGCCATAAAAACCGTTACCGAGAGTGCCGATCAAGCCACATGGCTGACCTAGTAAGTCGGATGCCTGTGCTAACAACTGGGTAACACTGGTCTTACCGTTGGTACCAGTGACCCCAACCACACGCAACATACGGCTTGGCTCGCCATAAAAGCGCCCGGCAATCTCTGACAACTGCGCTTGCAAATTATGTACCGGCAGCAATAAAGCTTCACTGTCCTGCATAGCGGGCGCGCCAGCAGCTTCGTAAACTACCGCTGCAGCACCACGGGCCACCGCATCGCCAATATAATCGCGACCATCTTGCTCAAGACCATCCACAGCTAAAAACAAATCACCGGGACGTACTTTGCGACTGTCTAAGGTCAACTCACGAATTAAGTTGGCACTCGGCGCTTGCGCGAATAATTTATTTAAAGGTATTGCCATTAGCCGCGCCCTCCTTGTGTAGAGCCAACCACTGCTGTCTGTGTTTCTGTGGGCAAGTTATCGGGTGGCACATTGAGCATGCGTAAAGCGCCAGCGGTCACGCGACCAAACACTGGGGCGGCCACCAAACCACCGTAATATCCGCCTTTACTTGGCTCATCAATCACCACCACCACAGCTACCCGCGGATTTTCAATGGGCGCCACGCCTGCAAACAATGAGCGGTAGGAGCTTTCGGTATAACCACCACCGCTGGCTAATTTTTTCGCGGTACCACTTTTACCGCCGACGTGATAACCCGGCACTCGCGCTCGTGAGCCACCGCCACCGGGTTCTTCAACCACAGCTTGCAACATGCCCATGACCGACTTGGAAATCTGCGCATCCATCACCTGCACGCCATCCGCTGGAACACGGTCTTGACGCAGGAGCGAGAGCGGTATATTGCGACCATCATTGGCCAATACAGCAAAAGCATGGGCCAACTGCACGGCAGTCACGGACAAACCATAGCCATAAGCCAAAGTTGCTGTTTCTGCCTGTCCCCACTTCCGGTGCATGGGTAATTGCCCAACCCGTTCACCGGGGAAACTTAGACCGGTATCTGCACCAAAACCCACGTTTTGCATCATCGCGTACACCGGCTGTGCCCCAATATCCAAAGCAATTTTACTGATCGCGACGTTACTGGATTTTTTCAATATTTCCGTCAAGTCCAGCAAACCACCACGGGACACATCACGAATGGTATAGCGCCCAATTTTAAAGCTGCCATTGCCGGTATCCACCGTAGATTCTGGCGTCCAGCGGCCAGTGCCCAAGGCTGCCGCGATGGAAAAAGGTTTAACTGTTGAACCTGGTTCAAACACATCCACCATTGCGCGGTTACGCATTGCTTGCGGATTAAGCTGGCGTCGGTTGTTCGGATTGTAAGTGGGGTGATTAACCATGGCTAACACTTCACCGGTGCGCACGTCCACCATCACTAAGGAGCCGGCTTTAGCTTCAAACTCAAGCAGTGCATTACGCAGCTCGCGGTGCGCTAAATACTGCAAACGCAAGTCAATCGACAATGCCAACTGTTTGCCAGGCTTGGCATTTTCTTTCACCTGTACATCACGAATTAAGTCGCCACGACGATCTTTAATTACCTGACGCTTACCCGGCACACCAGTGAGCCACTCATCAAACGCCAGCTCTACCCCTTCGCGACCATGCTCATCAATATCGGTAAAACCAACCAGGTGCGCAGCCACTTCCCCGGCAGGGTAAAAACGCCGAAACTCTTCTTTGCTGTACACCCCAGCAATTTTACGCTCCAGTACCGCCTGCCCACGCTCAGGCGTTAAGCCGCGAGCCAAATACATAAACTCACGGGCGGCGTTGCTTTCAATGCGTTTGGCTAAATCAGCCGGCGGCAGCTCCAAAGCGCTAGCCAACTCTGGCCAGCGTGCCTTATCTGCTAATAATTCTTTAGGGTTAGCCCACAAGGTCAGCACCGGCGTACTCACCGCCAGCGGCTCACCATTGCGGTCGGTAATCACCCCACGGTGCGCTGGAATAGGGATATGACGTACCGCTCGCGCATCACCCTGCATGGCTAAAAACTCATGCCGAAAAATATGCAAGTGCACGATGCGTGAAGCAATAGCAGCCACTAGAGCAAACAGCAGTACTAAAATAATAATAAAGCGGTATGGGTGCTCCATGCCTTTAAAGTATTTCATGGGCTCACCATCCGCACCGCTGCCGGCTCCGGAATATGCATACCCAACTGCTGCACAGCTAGGGTTTCAATACGGTTGTGCGCGGTCCAGGTGCTCTGTTCTAAAATAAAACGCCCCCACTCAGCCTGGGCTCGATCGCGAATTTGCGTTGCCTCAAACAGCTCATTTAAGTACTTACGGCTGTTATGTGAGGCATACGAAACCGCCACTGCTGAAAGCAAATTAGCCACAAACAAAAACAGCAAAATACCGCTCAAACGCGGTAGTGGTTTTGCATAAATCCGGCTCACCGTAACTTCTCCGCCACACGCATTACCGCGCTGCGTGCACGTGGATTGGCTTTGAGCTCAGCTGGGCTGGCATATTGCGGCTTGCCCAGGAGCTTCACAATGGGGTCAAATTTCTCTGGGATAATAGGCAAGTGACGCGGCAAGTTATCTGCCTCACCTTTCGCCAAGCGGCGCATAAACTGCTTAACAATGCGGTCTTCCAAGGAGTGGAAACTAATCACCACCAAACGGCCGCCAACCTTTAATGCCGCCATTGCTGCCTCTAGCCCCTTTTCAAGGTCACTGAGCTCATTATTTAAATGAATACGCATACCTTGGAAAGCGCGGGTGGCTGGGTTTTTACCTTTTTCCCAAGCTGGATTAGCCTCAGTTAAAACAGCAGCCAGATCACCGGTGCGGGTAAACGGTTGCTGCTCACGGCGGGCCACCACTGCATTAGCCATACGTCTTGCGAAACGCTCTTCACCGTACTCTTTAAAGACCCGGGCCATTTCTTCAGCGCTGACTTCAGCCACCCACTGTGCTGCGCTAATCCCCTCCTCAGGGTTCATGCGCATATCCAGCGGGCCATCATGCATAAAGCTAAAACCGCGCTCAGCATCATCAATTTGCGGCGAAGACACACCCAGATCCAGCAGTACACCATCCACTGCACCCAGCAATTGACGCTGCGTAAGCTCCGCATCCATTTCGGCAAAGCTGCGCTGCACAATAGAAAAACGCGGATCCTGCTGATGCAGCTCAAGACCCGTGGCGATGGCTAGCGGGTCTTTATCAAAACCTAACAGCTGTCCTGCGCTAGCGAGCTGCTGCAAAATAAGTCGACTGTGTCCGCCGCGACCAAAGGTGCCGTCCACATAGCAGCCAGCCGGGCGCACGTTGAGGGCACTAACCGCCTCATCAAGCAACACGGTGATGTGACTTAACGCTTCGCTCATAATTATAAAACCAGATTCATTAATTCTTCGGGTAGGTGATCAGGATTTTTAATATCCTCGAGATCAGCGCTGAGTAAATCATTCCATTTCTTCTCATCCCACAGCTGAAACTTATTCAACTGCCCTACTAGCATGACCTGCTTAGCTAAACCTGCCTGTTCGCGCAAACGCGCAGGAATCAACAGGCGGCCACTACTATCCAGCTCCAAATCAACTGCACTACCGATCAACAATCGGTTAAGTTGACGGGTTTCTGGACGTAGAGATGGCATTTGACTGAGCTGGGCTTCAATTCTTTCCCAGTCAGGCAAGGGATAAATACATAGGCACGGATCAGCAAGGTCGATGGTAATCACCAACTGACCTTCACAACGTTCAATCAGCTCCTCCCGATACCGACTCGGCATCGCAAGGCGCCCTTTGGCGTCAAGATTAATAGCGCTTGATCCGCGAAACACGGCTATGCCCCTATATTATGCAGTACTCCAGTAGAAAAACCCACTTTTTCCCACTTCATGCCACTTATGCACACTATAGAAATCAGAGCCACCCAGCGTCAAGCTATAAACACAAGAAAACCCATATAAGTCTGTAACTTAGCAGTGGTTAACTCATTCTGTTTCTACGCAACAAGGGAATAATAAAAATAACCGCATACAAACGAGCACCTTAACCACGCAAGTTAAAGTGTTTCATTAAGAGCTGGGCTTTTTTATGCTCTGACCAACGGTCGCGGGTCAGATAAAAGAGTGGAGAGTCGATCTATAAGCCGGGTTTTGTCGTGAACAGTCATTCCTCTAGGATCGCCATCACTGACGACCTCAAGCAACCTACCCGGATCCAGCGCGGGCCACGCCTAATGGATCCCTATTTGGTCTTGCTCCAAGTGGGGTTTGCCTAGCCACGGACTGTTACCAGCCGTGCGGTGCGCTCTTACCGCACCTTTTCACCCTTACCGGCACTTACGTGCTTAGGCGGTAATTTTCTGCGGCACTATCCGTAAGCTCACGCCTCCCAGGAGTTACCTGGCACTTTGCCCTATGGAGCCCGGACT
Encoded here:
- the ftsL gene encoding cell division protein FtsL, which translates into the protein MSRIYAKPLPRLSGILLFLFVANLLSAVAVSYASHNSRKYLNELFEATQIRDRAQAEWGRFILEQSTWTAHNRIETLAVQQLGMHIPEPAAVRMVSP
- a CDS encoding UDP-N-acetylmuramoyl-tripeptide--D-alanyl-D-alanine ligase — its product is MFKPMQLSQLLAPLQGSLHGADVEFSVLGTDSRKVIRGQLFVALRGEFFDGHDYLADVAKRGAAAAVVEELQPEVNIAQICVADTRLALGHIALLNRQQFTGPAVAVTGSSGKTTVKEMLASICRSALGSQAVLATRGNLNNELGVPFTLLELNGQHRAAVVELGASRPGEIAYTAALVQPQVAVISNAGMAHAGEFGGPEHIILAKGEILDGLTAAQTAVLNLDDPAFAQWRARNSLCQVLSFSTKNSAADIYASDINSNAQGRMGFNLQGVAGECFIQLAVLGLHNVSNALAAVTAAHALGMPLTAIQEGLESMKAISGRSVVHECANHVQIIDDSYNANPASIRAAIDVLQTMPGQRVLVLGDMGELGAWAEQEHAQVGVYANGKVDAVFAVGPLMQHAIAQYSGVSGHFLAQNSLIEALLAQVSGPATLLIKGSRGAAMENVVNALRTGLGDAL
- a CDS encoding UDP-N-acetylmuramoyl-L-alanyl-D-glutamate--2,6-diaminopimelate ligase produces the protein MAIPLNKLFAQAPSANLIRELTLDSRKVRPGDLFLAVDGLEQDGRDYIGDAVARGAAAVVYEAAGAPAMQDSEALLLPVHNLQAQLSEIAGRFYGEPSRMLRVVGVTGTNGKTSVTQLLAQASDLLGQPCGLIGTLGNGFYGNLASGRFTTPDPLTVQATLADLKNAGAKVVAMEVSSHGLAQQRISAVTVAVAVLTNLTRDHLDYHGSMQAYAQAKASLFNWPELRTAVLNIDDEFGRELATQTSATRVISYSLTDSSASIYCRNTRFSNSGIEAEVVTAQGEGNLSSHLLGRFNLSNLLAVIGALLALGHSLEQALAVIPKLQSPAGRMQVLGGAQCPAVVVDYAHTPDALEQVLTALRPHVGANGRLLCLFGCGGERDIGKRVLMAEVAERLADAVLVTDDNPRGEDPAAIRAQILQGFSAQAAVTEVAGRAAAIAQFVAQANAGDVIVLAGKGHEDYQEINQQREHFSDIEQAEQALAAWQVAHV
- a CDS encoding peptidoglycan D,D-transpeptidase FtsI family protein; translation: MKYFKGMEHPYRFIIILVLLFALVAAIASRIVHLHIFRHEFLAMQGDARAVRHIPIPAHRGVITDRNGEPLAVSTPVLTLWANPKELLADKARWPELASALELPPADLAKRIESNAAREFMYLARGLTPERGQAVLERKIAGVYSKEEFRRFYPAGEVAAHLVGFTDIDEHGREGVELAFDEWLTGVPGKRQVIKDRRGDLIRDVQVKENAKPGKQLALSIDLRLQYLAHRELRNALLEFEAKAGSLVMVDVRTGEVLAMVNHPTYNPNNRRQLNPQAMRNRAMVDVFEPGSTVKPFSIAAALGTGRWTPESTVDTGNGSFKIGRYTIRDVSRGGLLDLTEILKKSSNVAISKIALDIGAQPVYAMMQNVGFGADTGLSFPGERVGQLPMHRKWGQAETATLAYGYGLSVTAVQLAHAFAVLANDGRNIPLSLLRQDRVPADGVQVMDAQISKSVMGMLQAVVEEPGGGGSRARVPGYHVGGKSGTAKKLASGGGYTESSYRSLFAGVAPIENPRVAVVVVIDEPSKGGYYGGLVAAPVFGRVTAGALRMLNVPPDNLPTETQTAVVGSTQGGRG
- the mraY gene encoding phospho-N-acetylmuramoyl-pentapeptide-transferase encodes the protein MLLLLAEYLQQYYKGFAVFQYLTLRGVFGVITALLMSLWLGPKMIRSLQRLQIGQSVRTDGPQSHLSKSGTPTMGGALILASITISTLLWADLSNRYVWIVLLVTILFGAIGWVDDYRKVVEKNSRGLPGRWKYFWQSVFGLAAALVLYFTAQTPAETALIVPFLKGISIPLGAGFIVLTYLVIVGTSNAVNLTDGLDGLAILPTVMVGGALGIFAYVTGHVTFAEYLFIPYVPGVGELIIFCGALVGAGLGFLWFNTYPAQVFMGDVGALALGAALGTVAVVVRQEIVLFIMGGVFVVETLSVVIQVASFKLTGKRVFRMAPIHHHFELKGWPEPRVIVRFWIITVVLVLIGLATLKLR
- the rsmH gene encoding 16S rRNA (cytosine(1402)-N(4))-methyltransferase RsmH, with translation MSEALSHITVLLDEAVSALNVRPAGCYVDGTFGRGGHSRLILQQLASAGQLLGFDKDPLAIATGLELHQQDPRFSIVQRSFAEMDAELTQRQLLGAVDGVLLDLGVSSPQIDDAERGFSFMHDGPLDMRMNPEEGISAAQWVAEVSAEEMARVFKEYGEERFARRMANAVVARREQQPFTRTGDLAAVLTEANPAWEKGKNPATRAFQGMRIHLNNELSDLEKGLEAAMAALKVGGRLVVISFHSLEDRIVKQFMRRLAKGEADNLPRHLPIIPEKFDPIVKLLGKPQYASPAELKANPRARSAVMRVAEKLR
- the mraZ gene encoding division/cell wall cluster transcriptional repressor MraZ, which gives rise to MFRGSSAINLDAKGRLAMPSRYREELIERCEGQLVITIDLADPCLCIYPLPDWERIEAQLSQMPSLRPETRQLNRLLIGSAVDLELDSSGRLLIPARLREQAGLAKQVMLVGQLNKFQLWDEKKWNDLLSADLEDIKNPDHLPEELMNLVL